The following proteins are co-located in the Sporolactobacillus pectinivorans genome:
- a CDS encoding sugar porter family MFS transporter: MQTDYDTDRNFKTPNSNKHKRFLKLIALVSTFGGLLFGYDTGVINGALPFMSRPDQLNLNAFTEGLVASSLLFGAAFGAVFSGKLADMKGRRKVIMYLAIIFLATTLGCSLAPNAELMIFFRFLLGLAVGGASVTVPTYLAEVSPAEKRGQIVTQNELMIVSGQLLAYTFNAMIASYTGGAGHIWRYMLVLATLPAVFLWIGMLIVPESPRWYASKGKLKSALHVLHLIRRQKRANLELITIKKSIEKESKINKAGFKDLNVGWIRRIVLLGIGIAVVQQITGVNSIMYYGTHILQEAGFQAQVALIANIANGIISVLATLFGMWLLGKVNHRPTLLVGLTGTSLSLLLIGIFSLTLHGTALLPFLVLGMTVTFLAFQQGAISPVTWLMLSEIFPLRLRGLGMGVTVFCLWITNFLIGLIFPVLLNWIGLSTTFFVFFVCGLGALAFVGKFLPETNGHSLEELERYFKNFDKNQAVQESQQAD; encoded by the coding sequence ATTCAAACAGACTATGATACCGACCGAAACTTTAAGACACCGAATTCAAACAAACATAAAAGATTTTTAAAACTGATAGCTTTAGTATCTACCTTCGGAGGACTTTTGTTCGGCTATGACACAGGCGTGATCAATGGTGCACTGCCTTTTATGTCACGTCCGGATCAGCTCAACCTCAATGCTTTCACTGAAGGGCTGGTTGCCAGTTCACTGCTGTTTGGAGCTGCTTTTGGAGCTGTATTCAGCGGAAAACTGGCAGATATGAAAGGGCGCCGGAAAGTCATTATGTATCTGGCCATCATTTTTCTGGCCACGACTTTAGGTTGCTCATTAGCTCCTAACGCTGAGCTCATGATTTTTTTCCGCTTTTTGCTGGGGCTTGCCGTGGGCGGGGCTTCAGTAACCGTCCCCACCTATCTGGCAGAAGTGTCACCGGCTGAAAAACGCGGACAGATTGTAACGCAGAACGAACTGATGATCGTCAGCGGACAGCTGCTCGCCTATACTTTCAATGCGATGATTGCAAGTTATACCGGCGGTGCCGGGCATATATGGCGCTATATGCTTGTGCTGGCGACTTTGCCGGCAGTCTTCCTTTGGATCGGCATGCTGATCGTTCCGGAAAGTCCAAGATGGTATGCATCGAAAGGCAAACTGAAAAGTGCGTTGCATGTCCTTCATCTGATTCGGAGGCAAAAGCGGGCGAATCTGGAACTCATTACCATTAAAAAATCGATCGAAAAAGAGAGTAAAATAAACAAAGCCGGTTTCAAAGATCTGAACGTTGGCTGGATCCGGAGAATCGTTTTACTTGGTATTGGTATTGCTGTTGTTCAACAAATTACCGGTGTAAATTCCATTATGTACTATGGCACCCACATTCTTCAGGAAGCTGGATTTCAAGCGCAGGTCGCTCTCATTGCCAATATTGCCAACGGCATTATCTCTGTGCTTGCAACGCTTTTCGGGATGTGGCTTCTTGGCAAAGTAAATCATCGCCCAACGTTGCTTGTCGGTCTCACAGGAACAAGCTTGTCACTTCTGCTGATCGGAATTTTTTCCCTCACATTGCATGGCACTGCCCTGCTCCCATTCCTTGTCCTCGGCATGACAGTGACCTTTCTCGCATTTCAGCAAGGTGCCATTTCCCCGGTTACCTGGTTGATGCTTTCGGAAATTTTCCCGCTCAGGCTGCGCGGCCTCGGAATGGGGGTCACTGTTTTTTGTCTCTGGATCACGAACTTTCTGATTGGATTGATTTTCCCTGTTTTACTTAATTGGATCGGCCTCTCTACGACATTCTTTGTCTTTTTTGTCTGCGGACTGGGCGCGCTGGCCTTTGTCGGAAAGTTTTTACCGGAAACAAATGGACACTCGCTTGAAGAACTTGAGCGCTATTTCAAAAATTTTGATAAAAATCAGGCTGTTCAAGAATCACAGCAAGCCGATTAA
- a CDS encoding MarR family winged helix-turn-helix transcriptional regulator: protein MKKLSMGNRSGKAQNRSQQLWLFLSRTYHLQLHSFGVFLKKWNLTVPQYEVLKRIAEQKRISQKDLAEKLLVSKGNVTQLITKMENSGYIYREREWKTKYLSLTEKGLALYQNLLPEQEDFFTLRIQSLTKKEQKQLIKLLKKLYDEEPHPES from the coding sequence TTGAAAAAACTTTCAATGGGAAACAGGTCAGGAAAAGCACAAAATAGAAGCCAACAACTTTGGCTTTTTCTGTCCCGAACCTATCATCTTCAGTTGCATTCCTTTGGGGTTTTTCTGAAAAAATGGAATCTTACTGTTCCTCAATATGAAGTGCTGAAACGGATTGCGGAACAGAAAAGGATTTCACAAAAAGATCTCGCTGAAAAATTGCTTGTTTCTAAAGGAAATGTCACACAACTTATTACTAAAATGGAAAATTCGGGATATATTTATCGTGAACGGGAGTGGAAGACAAAATATTTATCTTTGACAGAAAAGGGGCTTGCACTTTATCAAAATTTACTGCCGGAGCAAGAAGATTTTTTTACACTTAGAATTCAAAGTTTAACAAAGAAAGAACAGAAGCAACTGATTAAGCTACTGAAGAAATTATACGATGAAGAGCCACATCCCGAAAGCTAA
- a CDS encoding EXLDI protein, whose protein sequence is MPNKTIYVPDSDLQVFDHAQDVSGKNLSATIVQALRYFIKIGEGKGFEYVEISEGERGFYKRKRFIGRELASACVTDDQSSLTTSYTVYETVHGRFAVLISEEKKIPLEQSLERELERRIMERITGDYKNSFQYGKEEEVPDVRRLEVYNSLDLLSGHIPGDLFRTLHEIRDGEFLDI, encoded by the coding sequence GTGCCAAATAAGACAATCTATGTACCTGACTCTGACCTTCAAGTTTTTGATCACGCACAGGATGTGTCCGGAAAAAACTTATCTGCTACGATCGTTCAGGCATTGAGATACTTTATCAAAATCGGTGAGGGCAAGGGCTTTGAATACGTGGAAATATCGGAAGGCGAAAGAGGATTTTACAAACGGAAGAGATTTATTGGCAGGGAACTGGCTTCGGCGTGTGTAACGGATGATCAGTCATCGCTTACTACCAGCTATACTGTCTATGAGACAGTGCATGGCCGTTTTGCAGTGCTTATTTCGGAGGAGAAAAAAATTCCTCTAGAACAGTCTTTAGAGCGTGAACTCGAAAGAAGGATCATGGAAAGGATTACTGGGGACTATAAAAACAGTTTTCAATATGGCAAGGAGGAGGAAGTGCCCGATGTGCGCCGGCTTGAAGTCTATAATTCGCTTGATTTACTTTCCGGCCATATTCCAGGTGACCTTTTCAGAACGCTTCACGAAATCAGGGATGGCGAATTTCTGGATATTTAA
- the corA gene encoding magnesium/cobalt transporter CorA: MIRILAKQEEGELTDSLTLSSLNTASTEWHWVDISEPDEEETEEFTRRFPFFRSHMMKNEHRYTKRPQLQLFNDYYFMSIQAVSPSTLKPHELQLYIGKNYFFSFHTDNLKAVNDIWHECRSNENISDAQTPKEILHRLMDRLVEQYFMVASLLEDKIDALDMNSKRESIHRLNERVFQIRSELLGFRRVVTPLMDILQRMVGSSYIPTSETENIYLRNVSENLARLTHIIESNMEITSDIRDSYLSLTSYRTNSIMQTLTVITTIFMPLTFIAGIYGMNFKYMPELDWHWGYFLVLVLMMGIAISMYFWFRKKGWFDK, translated from the coding sequence ATGATTCGTATTTTAGCAAAACAAGAAGAAGGGGAACTGACCGATTCGCTGACACTGTCTTCTCTGAATACAGCGTCGACAGAATGGCACTGGGTGGACATCAGTGAACCGGATGAGGAGGAGACGGAGGAATTTACCCGGCGTTTTCCATTTTTCAGGTCCCATATGATGAAAAATGAACACCGTTATACAAAACGTCCCCAGCTTCAACTTTTTAATGATTACTATTTCATGTCAATTCAGGCCGTCAGCCCGAGCACACTGAAACCTCATGAACTTCAATTGTATATAGGCAAAAACTACTTTTTCTCGTTTCATACAGATAATCTAAAAGCGGTTAATGACATTTGGCATGAATGCCGTTCAAATGAAAATATTTCCGATGCCCAAACACCAAAGGAAATTTTGCATCGTTTAATGGACAGGCTGGTAGAACAATATTTTATGGTCGCCAGTCTTCTTGAAGACAAAATCGATGCATTGGACATGAATTCCAAACGTGAATCAATACACAGATTGAATGAACGGGTGTTTCAGATCCGCAGTGAACTTCTCGGCTTTCGGAGAGTGGTGACACCTTTGATGGACATTCTCCAGCGGATGGTCGGTTCTTCTTATATACCGACAAGCGAGACGGAGAACATTTATTTGCGAAATGTCAGTGAGAATCTCGCCCGGTTGACTCACATAATTGAATCCAACATGGAGATTACATCCGATATCCGTGACAGTTATCTGTCATTGACTTCGTACCGGACAAACAGCATTATGCAGACACTGACTGTCATTACGACCATATTTATGCCTTTGACATTTATTGCCGGGATTTATGGTATGAATTTCAAATACATGCCGGAACTTGACTGGCATTGGGGCTATTTTCTGGTACTTGTGCTGATGATGGGTATTGCAATCAGCATGTATTTCTGGTTCCGGAAAAAAGGCTGGTTTGATAAATAA
- a CDS encoding peroxiredoxin-like family protein yields MASLLDEINEYKVSSKKKASPEKQRLYAQAIKELEAFGVARGLKEGDPAPDFSLPDATAKKVTLSEELAKGPVIISFYRGGWCPYCNLELRAYQRSLPEIQKAGARLIAISPQTPDASLSTKEKDELEFAVLSDKDGKVAAHYHLLFKLQDYLIDLYKESGIDLEERNGNEKWELPKPATFVINQKGNIVFAHVSSDYKVRTDPVEVINVVKGLGK; encoded by the coding sequence ATGGCTTCATTACTTGATGAAATAAATGAATATAAAGTTTCTTCAAAGAAAAAAGCATCTCCTGAAAAACAGCGTCTCTATGCACAGGCTATCAAAGAATTGGAAGCATTCGGTGTCGCTCGAGGACTAAAGGAAGGAGATCCTGCCCCCGATTTTTCTCTTCCCGATGCCACCGCAAAAAAAGTAACTCTTTCAGAAGAACTGGCAAAAGGTCCTGTAATCATCTCATTCTATCGCGGCGGCTGGTGTCCCTATTGCAACCTTGAACTGAGAGCCTATCAGCGCTCATTGCCTGAAATTCAAAAAGCCGGTGCACGGCTGATTGCAATCAGTCCGCAGACACCTGACGCGTCTTTATCCACAAAAGAAAAAGATGAACTCGAATTTGCCGTGCTGAGCGACAAAGATGGAAAAGTTGCTGCACATTATCATTTGCTTTTTAAACTTCAGGATTATCTAATTGATCTGTATAAAGAGTCCGGAATTGATCTTGAAGAGCGGAATGGCAATGAAAAATGGGAACTGCCAAAGCCCGCAACTTTTGTAATCAATCAGAAAGGAAACATTGTTTTTGCACATGTCAGTTCAGATTATAAAGTAAGAACTGATCCGGTCGAAGTTATAAACGTTGTTAAAGGATTGGGAAAATAA
- a CDS encoding SRPBCC family protein, producing MAFAEFAVSIHRPVKEIYDFILNGENNKLWRPSVVDVKQETAGAIDIGTKFSQTMKGPFGKSISGDYEITECKADQTISFKVISGPARPVGHYVFENDGEETKVTFTLSFKPSGFARLMDPMINKQMQLETVTISNVKKYLEEKS from the coding sequence ATGGCATTTGCTGAATTTGCGGTTTCAATACATAGACCGGTAAAAGAAATTTATGATTTTATATTGAATGGCGAAAATAATAAACTTTGGAGGCCCTCTGTAGTTGATGTGAAACAGGAGACCGCGGGTGCCATTGACATCGGGACCAAGTTCTCACAAACTATGAAGGGACCGTTTGGGAAAAGCATCAGCGGTGATTATGAAATTACGGAATGTAAAGCAGATCAAACCATTTCTTTTAAAGTGATATCGGGTCCGGCAAGGCCGGTTGGACATTACGTTTTCGAAAATGATGGAGAAGAAACAAAAGTAACGTTTACCTTATCTTTTAAGCCTAGTGGATTCGCGCGGCTTATGGATCCAATGATAAACAAACAAATGCAGTTGGAGACGGTCACAATCTCAAATGTAAAAAAATACTTGGAAGAAAAATCCTGA
- a CDS encoding xanthine phosphoribosyltransferase, with translation MKELKKRIREEGRVIGSEILKVDHFLNHQIDPVLMLKIGKKFANIFQKKEITKVITIESSGIAPALMTGLELEVPVIFARKKKPVTLDEGSLVTEIFSFTKQVTNSVFIEKGMLIPGDRVLIIDDFLANGEASLGLTRIIEMAGAVVAGIGIVIEKSFQEGRMRLEQAGYPVFSLARVASLNHGQVTFIDEKQVQ, from the coding sequence ATGAAAGAATTAAAAAAACGTATTCGGGAAGAGGGGAGGGTCATCGGTTCGGAGATTCTTAAGGTGGATCATTTTCTGAACCATCAAATTGATCCTGTATTAATGCTGAAAATAGGCAAGAAGTTTGCCAACATTTTTCAGAAGAAAGAAATCACCAAAGTCATTACAATTGAGTCTTCAGGTATCGCACCAGCGCTGATGACAGGGCTAGAGTTGGAAGTACCTGTTATTTTTGCCCGGAAGAAAAAACCGGTTACTTTGGATGAAGGCAGCCTGGTTACTGAAATCTTTTCATTTACCAAACAAGTCACAAATTCCGTATTTATTGAGAAAGGCATGTTGATCCCTGGTGACCGTGTACTTATTATTGATGATTTTTTAGCAAATGGGGAGGCTTCACTCGGTCTGACGCGAATCATTGAGATGGCAGGGGCAGTTGTAGCAGGCATTGGCATTGTGATCGAAAAATCATTTCAGGAAGGAAGGATGAGGCTGGAGCAGGCTGGTTATCCGGTTTTTTCTCTTGCCAGAGTTGCTTCATTGAACCACGGACAGGTAACGTTTATTGATGAAAAACAGGTACAATGA
- the xerS gene encoding tyrosine recombinase XerS, with translation MDDARKQHLLDRIDEKTDELPWYVREYVDKKMRTMSPRSLLNYCHDYLIFFNWMLAEGLYKGKCEDIPLDGLEKLTPQQIENFLSYLQFRLNNDRFTINRKLSSLKSLFNYLQNVAETQDLKPYLVRNVMAKISFNKIKEDQETVAQKMAGKILWKDEYEQFRQFVAEDYCQTVKNDKKLLNFHQQNAERDTAIVSLILGSGLRLSEVVGLDLSDVDFKKRMVRVMRKGNKEQYVYFSEQAGLDLEDYLQVRTEKYHLPVSNKALFVSASMGPKETTRRLSPRAIENLVKKYATAFGKPALSVHKLRHSFATRYQAENNDIPKLRRQLGHSSIQTTMIYTHLSNEELKRAVDNMDDHFDEPDNQ, from the coding sequence GTGGATGATGCTCGTAAACAGCATTTGCTTGACAGAATCGATGAAAAAACAGATGAGCTCCCCTGGTATGTCCGCGAGTATGTTGATAAAAAGATGCGGACGATGTCGCCCCGTTCACTGTTGAATTACTGCCATGACTACTTGATTTTCTTTAATTGGATGCTTGCCGAAGGTCTTTATAAAGGCAAATGTGAGGATATTCCCCTGGATGGCCTAGAAAAACTTACTCCGCAGCAGATTGAAAACTTTCTGTCTTATTTGCAGTTCCGGCTGAATAACGATCGTTTTACAATCAACCGTAAACTCTCCTCGCTGAAGTCGCTGTTTAATTACCTTCAGAATGTCGCCGAGACTCAGGATCTCAAGCCCTATCTGGTGCGCAATGTGATGGCCAAAATTTCCTTCAACAAGATTAAAGAAGATCAGGAAACAGTTGCCCAGAAGATGGCGGGAAAAATACTCTGGAAAGATGAATATGAACAGTTTCGCCAGTTTGTTGCCGAAGATTACTGCCAGACTGTTAAGAATGACAAAAAGCTTTTGAATTTCCATCAGCAAAATGCGGAACGTGACACGGCAATTGTATCGTTAATTCTCGGCTCCGGATTGCGCTTATCCGAAGTGGTCGGACTGGATCTGAGCGATGTGGATTTTAAAAAACGGATGGTTCGTGTCATGCGCAAAGGCAACAAGGAGCAGTATGTCTACTTCAGTGAACAGGCCGGACTGGATCTTGAAGATTATCTGCAGGTACGAACTGAAAAATATCATTTGCCGGTTTCAAATAAAGCTCTTTTCGTTTCCGCATCTATGGGACCAAAAGAAACAACACGGAGGCTGAGCCCGCGGGCAATCGAAAACCTGGTAAAAAAATATGCTACCGCATTCGGCAAACCGGCGCTGTCTGTGCACAAACTACGGCACTCGTTTGCAACTAGATACCAGGCCGAAAACAACGATATTCCTAAGCTTCGCCGCCAGCTTGGCCACTCGTCTATCCAGACTACAATGATTTACACCCATCTATCAAATGAGGAACTTAAAAGAGCTGTCGACAATATGGACGACCACTTCGATGAACCGGATAATCAATGA
- a CDS encoding MFS transporter, translating to MFKGPYSKLFFSGMINGLGDRFSQVAMLTLLLKLTGSGFSVGMVMMLRLLPFLFFAPIGGRLADRFPRKNILVITDLGRIIFAFSFLLVHSENEVWIIYMSAFVLAAGEAIYAPVRKSVLPLMVKRNDFARVNSLEQVLTGIVLIIGAFSGGIISFIWGQSIAFCMNGLSFLIAALINSTITLKETKIRPNSECRNHSFLLSVRTMIRHSFSIQIIISCILLVSLVNGIDNVLISIYAVKVFHLGDLGVGVFYGALGVGLVLSFSIASRLKKHFIVIGFICLFLEGMMLIFLSISIIATMAILAFSSAALFSGIGNTCFETVMMKEIPDEFRGTTFGLTEALSNFLLGLSMFFSGIVLAFISPRHLGFIGGLGFIIISIVLCFVLIVRSAHSAHPKGRIL from the coding sequence ATGTTTAAAGGTCCGTACAGTAAGTTGTTTTTTTCTGGAATGATTAATGGTTTGGGTGACAGATTCAGTCAGGTTGCTATGCTCACACTATTATTAAAGTTAACGGGATCTGGATTTTCAGTCGGAATGGTGATGATGCTTCGGTTACTGCCATTTTTATTTTTTGCTCCGATTGGAGGCCGTTTAGCAGATCGATTCCCTCGAAAAAATATTTTAGTGATCACGGATTTAGGGAGAATTATTTTTGCATTTTCTTTTTTGCTGGTTCACTCAGAAAATGAAGTATGGATCATCTATATGAGTGCGTTTGTTTTGGCAGCCGGAGAGGCAATTTATGCTCCTGTTCGCAAGTCTGTACTTCCTTTGATGGTAAAAAGAAATGATTTTGCTAGGGTAAACAGTCTCGAACAAGTTTTAACAGGCATTGTATTGATTATCGGTGCCTTTTCTGGAGGAATTATCTCCTTTATTTGGGGTCAAAGCATTGCTTTTTGCATGAACGGATTATCGTTTTTGATTGCTGCTTTGATTAATTCTACAATTACCTTGAAGGAGACAAAAATCAGACCTAATTCTGAGTGTAGAAATCATTCTTTTCTGCTTAGCGTAAGAACTATGATACGACATTCGTTTTCTATTCAAATAATTATCAGCTGCATACTGCTTGTCTCATTGGTTAACGGAATTGACAATGTGCTGATCAGTATTTACGCCGTTAAGGTTTTTCATCTTGGTGATTTAGGAGTCGGAGTTTTCTACGGAGCTTTGGGTGTGGGATTGGTTTTGAGTTTTTCAATTGCAAGCAGATTAAAAAAACATTTCATTGTTATCGGATTTATTTGTTTGTTTCTTGAAGGTATGATGCTAATCTTCTTAAGCATTAGCATCATTGCAACCATGGCTATTTTAGCTTTCAGCTCTGCAGCTTTGTTTTCAGGCATCGGTAATACATGCTTTGAGACTGTAATGATGAAAGAAATTCCAGATGAATTTAGAGGTACAACATTTGGCCTAACAGAAGCACTTTCTAACTTTCTCCTTGGACTTTCAATGTTTTTTTCGGGTATTGTTTTAGCTTTTATTTCTCCGAGACATCTAGGTTTTATTGGCGGATTGGGTTTCATAATCATTTCAATTGTATTATGTTTTGTATTAATTGTTCGAAGTGCACACTCTGCTCACCCGAAAGGAAGAATTTTATAA